Within Paenibacillus sabinae T27, the genomic segment AGGCGCAGCCGAAGTTGCAATATTCATTAATGTAGTCGATCAGACCCGAAATGACCGTATCCCGGTTCGCCTTCGGATGATTATCCCGGTAAAAGCCTTTCAGGCGCAGCTGGCTGTAGCCCCAATCGCCGACAATATAATCATAGCGGTCGAGCACCTCGCTGTATCTTCCACGGAAACCCTCCGGATTCCAGCCCTCCTTATGGTTCACCATAAGCTCGTAACATTTGCCGCCAATAACGATCAAGCAAGACTCGCCTGCCTTTCACAAAAAATATAATGTCACGGGGTCAGTTCGTTACCGGCCGCCCTTCGCGGGCTTTTTCAGCCGATTGAACCTGCTCATGCGCATGATAGGAGCTGCGGACGAGAGGTCCCGATTCCACGTGACTGAAGCCGCGCTTCAATCCTTCTTCCTTCAGCCGCTGGAAATCCTCCGGCGGATAATATTTCACAACATCCAGATGCTGCGGGGACGGCTGCAGATATTGCCCCAGCGTCAGGATGTCGCAGTCGACCTCGCGCAAATCGTCCATCGCCTGCAGGATTTCGTCCCACTCTTCCCCGACTCCGAGCATGATGCTGGACTTGGTCGGAATCTCCGGCTGCATTTCTTTGGCCCGGCGCAGCAGTTCGAGCGAGCGGCGGTATTTAGCCTTGGCGCGAACGCGGTCGGACATACGCTCGACCGTCTCGATATTATGGTTCAGAATATCGGGCTTACTATCCATCACAATCTTAAGGCTGTCCCTGTCACCGAGGAAATCGGGAATCAGCACCTCCACGCTGCACAGCGGCAGGCGTTTGCGAATAGCGGCGACCGTCCCGGCAAAAATACTTGCGCCTCCGTCCTTCAGATCGTCGCGAGCCACACTGGTTACAACGCAGTGGCGAAGGTTCATGTTCTCCGCGGCTTCAGCCACCCGTTCCGGCTCCTGAAGATCCAGTTCGGTAGGCATCCCGGTGTTGACTGCGCAGAAGCGGCAGGCGCGGGTACAAATGTCACCCAGGATCATAAAAGTTGCCGTCCGGTTCGCCCAACATTCATAAATATTCGGGCAGCGCGCTTCTTCACAGACGGTATGTAAAGTTTTGGAGCGCATCATGCCTTTAATATCTTGATAATTATCGCCGGTTGTCAGCTTAATACGAATCCAATCCGGCTTGGGTTGTTTAGCATCTCTATTCTTCATGGTAGCAAACCCCTCTCCGACTGAATGTGAAAATGTAAAGTTACTGCCTTTCATTATAACATGCGCCATCCGGAATTGCCTGCTTTTGTGAAAGAAGGGTGACAAAAGCAAAGCCGAACTGTTAGTGAGACCCCGGCTTCTTTTCCTCATGGATAAAAAATGCGAATTGGTTCAATCTAAAAGAAAAGCTGCTGCTGTAATCGCCCTTATATCCGTAAAAAGGAGGCTTGTAAACCTTGCCGTTCCTACGAACAAGAACGCAGCGGGCGCTGATTTCCCTATCCGCAGCGGCCGCCCTATGGGGAAGCTCCGGCGGCGCAACCGCTGGAACCGCCCTTAATCCGCAAGCCGGGGACAAAGGATTGTCTCATCAGGGAAACCGTATTGCGGTCCGGTCCGAAGCCGCTGCCGGAGATACTTTTGCCGCCCGCCAGCACCTCTTCGACCAATTGAGCGCAACAACCAATATTCCCTGGTACCGTCTGGCGGCCATCGACCAATATGAACGAACCCTTGCCAAAAAAGGAAAATCAATGACCGACGGGCCTCAACGTCTCATTGGAATTTCGGTTCCCGAGCCGATTTGGTGCGGTCCGCTGAATCCGGATCAGGAGGATACCTCTCCCTCGTCCATTTCCTTCTTTGACGGATTCGGACGCGACGGCTCGGGAGACGGCAAAGCCGATCTCCGAAACGACATTGACGTTCTTTACAGTATGGCTGCCTATCTCGCCAAATACGGAAACTCCGCCAGCGACTTCAACATTGCCGTCTGGGAGTATTACCACAACGGCCGCGCTTCCCAGCGCATCGATCAATTCTCCAAGCTGTATCGGCACTTTGGCCGGCTAGACCTTTCGGGGAGCGCTTTTCCGCTGCCGCTGGGCAGCACATACTCCTACCGGAGCACCTGGGGCAGCGGGCGAAGCTGGGGCGGCGCGCGTATTCATGAAGGCACCGACCTGTTCACGCCCCACGGCGTCACCGTGCGGAGCACCTGCTACGGCGTTGTGGAGACCAAAGGCTGGAACCGCTATGGCGGCTGGCGGATCGGCATCCGCGACATTGAGAACCGCTACCATTATTACGCCCATTTGTCCGGCTTCGATAAATCGCTGTCCGCCGGCGATATCGTCATCCCCGGCCAGCAGCTCGGCTGGGCCGGCAGCTCCGGGTATGGCAAGCCGGGGACGCAAGGGAAATTCCCGCCTCATCTGCACTACGGCATCTACAAGGACCGCGGTCTTACGGAGTGGGCCTTCGATCCTTACCCGCTGCTGAAGCAGTGGGAGAATACCGAACGAATAGCGCTGAAAAAGAACAAGAAGAGCCGCTGAGCAGAACCAGTGGCTCTTTCTCTCGGTTCAGATATCCTTTCTGCCAATTCCGTATTCCGCCAGTTTGCGGTACAAAGTCGATTTGCCGATGCGCAGCAGCCGGGCAGCCTCCACCACATTGCCGCCGCTTGCTGCCAGAGCGCGGCGGATGCTCTCAAGCTCTGCCTGCCGCATGCTCTTGACCGCCGGCGCCCCCTCTGGTGCAAATGCCTGAAGGGGCGCCAGTGTAGAGTCCCGAAGCCCGCTTTCGTTCTGGCTGACCGGAGGCGCTTCTCGCTCCGTAATGCAGTCCCCGGCGCACAAATAATAGGCCCGCTGGACAGCGTTTTGCAGCTCGCGCGCATTCCCGCTCCACCGGCGCTCCTTCAATTGCTCCAGAAAACCGCCGCCAAACCGTTTGGCCGGTCCGGGATTTTCCTGGTTGCATTTGCGCAGGAAGAGCCGGGCAAGCGGCGGTATATCCTCCGGGCGCTCCCACAGCGGGGGCAGCTTGAGATTGATGACATTCAGCCGGTAATACAGATCGCCCCGGTATGCCTTCTGCGCAACTTCCTCCAGCAGATCACGGTTGGTAGCCGCGATGACCCGGACATCCAGCAGCCGCTCATGCTTGCCGCCGATCCGCCGGACCTTGTGGTTATCCAGCACCCGAAGGAGTTTGGCCTGAACTTCAAGAGACAGCTCGCCAATCTCGTCGAGAAATATCGTCCCACCGCTGGCCAGTTCGAACTTGCCGGGGTTGCCTTCGCGTAGTGCGCCCGTAAACGAGCCTTTCTCATAGCCGAACAATTCGCTTTCCACCAGCTCCTTGGGCAGCGCCGCGCAGTTAATGGCGATAAACGGTCCGTCCGCCCGCGCGCTGGCGTTATGGATGGACTGGGCGAACAGCTCCTTGCCGGTGCCGCTCTCCCCTTCGATCAGAACCGTGCAGTTCGTTCTGGCGATTTTTCGGGCAAAATCGATCTGCTCCTGCATATAGGGATGCTGCGTGACGATGTCCTCAAACCGGTAATTAGCCTTGAACCCCGCGAGCTGATTAACCTCCTTGCGCACCTGTACCGCTTCCCGAATGGTGAGCGACGCCCCGAGCACCCGTTCATCCAGCGTGTAAGGACAAATATTGACCATGCAGTCAATCTTCTTTCCTTTCACCGTAAGCGTACAATCCGCATACCCGATGCGGGTCCTGTTCCGGAACACGCCCTCCAGATCGACCTCCCGCAGCAGCTCCTTGATGTTCATCTCCCGAACCTCATCCATCTCCAGCATAAAAATGGAAGCCAGCCGCTCATTGAACGACCGGATGCGGTACTCTGTGTCGATCACCAGCAGCCCGTCCTGCATCGATTGAAACACGGCGTTCATCAGCTGGTTCGTCTCCAGTACATTCAATTGTTCTTCGATGCTCTTCACGGCGGAAACGACAATTCCAAATGTGTGGGGATGCACATCCTCCGCTTTGCCGGAAAGATCGAGGCAGCCAATGACCCGCCCGGAGCTGTCGTGAATCGGCGCCGCCGAGCAGGTCCAGGCGTGATGCGATTCGCAGAAATGCTCGTCCCCGACCACCTGTATCGGCAGGCCGCCCGTCAGCGCGGTTCCGACGGCGTTGGTGCCGACGCTGGCTTCATCCCACCTGGCCCCCTCGATAAAATTCACTTTCGCGCACTCCGGCTCAATTTCCTTGTTAAGTATCGTGCGGAGCAGCACGCCGTCCTGGTCCGTCAGCACGATAGCGTAAACCGTATCCTTGATCACCTGGTAGATGCTGTTCATCATCGGCTGGGCCACGGAGACCAGCAGCCGCTTCGTTTCGAGCCGCTGCCCAAGCTCTTCCGCGGACACCTGCACCCCCCGTCCCTGCAGCGGGTTGACTCCTGCCTCCCGGCATCTATTCCAGGAAGCCGCGATTTCCGGACGCGTTCCTTCGGGAATTCGCCCGCTCTCGATAAAAGCTTCCCATCTGCTCGTCGTATTCGGAAATCCGATCATTCCCTGTTCCCCCTCTGTCCGCTCCTTCGGCCGGACATGCATATCCTGCAGCCGTTATTATTGTATGCGCTTACAATATTCTACCTTTATTATAAGTGCCCGTTCCTAGATTGATAACGGCAAAAAAACGGATAAGATGAACTTCTAATGACATTTTCCCATAACGGGAAACGCCCATCGGGTTCATTCATCTTATCCGTACCCGCGGCAGAGGGGGAACGTCCTGCCTAATGCGAATGAATCGCGCGGTGATTCACGGCAAGGGCCGCTTCCAGCAGCGCTTCGGAAACGGTCGGATGCGCGTGCACCGTCGTTTCGATCTCATCCAGCGTCGCTTCCAGCCGAAGCGCCAGCGCGCCCTGAGCAATCATATCCGTCGCCCTTGGACCCGCGATGTGCAGCCCGAGAATTTCACCGGTCCGAGCATCGGTTACATATTTGACCAGCCCGTTCGTTTCGCCCATAATCATCGATTTGCCGTTGGCCTGAAGCGGGAATATCCCCGTCTTCACATCCCGTCCCTGATTCCGGGCTTCGTCCTCGGTCAATCCGACGGAGGCCAGTTCCGGCCTCGTATACACACAGGACGGCACGGTCCGGAAATCGACCGGTGACGGCTCGCCCATGATGTGCTCGGCCGCAACGACTCCTTCCGCCGAGGCGACATGCGCAAGCATGACTCCGCCGATGCAGTCGCCGATGGCGTAAATGGATGGCACCGCCGTCCGCATGTTGCGGTCGACCTCTATGGCCCCCTTCTTAGTAGAGACTCCGAGAATCTCAAGCCCGAGTCCCGACGTCTTCGGACGGCGCCCAATGGACAGCAGAACCTTCTCCGCTTCGATGGTAATCGGGCCGGAAGGCGCGACCGCCGTTATGGACAGGCCCTTCGGCGTTTGCTCTATTCGCTCAACGCGGGTTTCCGTGTGAACGTCCACGCCGGCGGCGGCGAATTCTTTCCGCAGGCAATGGACAATGTCACGGTCCATCACGGCGATCAGCTCCGGCAGCATCTCAATGATCGTTACCTTGCAGCCGAGGCTGCTGTATATACTGGCGAACTCACAGCCGATGACCCCGCCGCCGATAATGCAGAGGCTGTCTGGCACCTCTGGCAGCGACAAGGCTTCGTCGCTCGTGATTACCGCAGAAAGCTCCGTGCCGGGAATAGGCACCCGCGACGGCTCCGATCCGGTGGCAACAATGGCCCGGTCAAAGACGACCGTCTGCAGGCTTCCGTCTTCCTTGCTCACTTCCAGCTCGTGAACGCCGGTAAATCTGCCGGTGCCGATGATTTTCGTTACTTTGTTCTTCTTAAGCAGGGCGTCGATTCCGCCCGCGTTTATGCGGATCATCTTGTCCTTGCGTTTCTGCAGACGCTTCCAGTCCACCGCAATCTGCGGGACCTCCAGGCCGATCTCGGCCGATTCGCGCTTCAGCGCCGTATAAAGCTCTGTCGTATGCAGCAGCACTTTGGTTGGAATACAGCCGACGTTCAGGCAGGTTCCGCCCAAAGCTTTTTTCTCGATCAGCGTCACTTCCGCTCCCAATTGGGCGGCCCTTATGGCGGCGACATAGCCGCCGGGACCTCCTCCAAGCACGACAACCTTCATCCCTTATTCTCCTTTCACAGCAGCAGCAGCGCCGGATTCTCGGCGTACGCCTTGATTCGCTGCATAAACTGCGCCGCGACCGCGCCGTCTACCGCCCGGTGATCCGCAGTCAGACTGAGATTCATCAGCGGCTTGACAACGACTTCGCCGCCCACGGCAACCGGCGTATCCACGATCGCATTTACGCCCAGAATCGCAACCTCGGGCTGATTGATAATCGGGGAAAACGACTCCATGCCGTACATCCCGAGATTGGTTATGGTAAAGGTGCCTCCGGTCATGTCGGCCGGGGTCAAGGTATTGTCTCTCGCGGCTGAGGCAAGGGAGCGCACTTCATCCGAAATTTCGCTCAGTCCTTTCCGATGGGCGTTGCGGACAACCGGCACGACCAAGCCGCTATCCAGCCCGACGGCCACGCCGATATGAACCGCTTGGTGAAGCACCAAGTCATTCCCTTCAATGGAGCAGTTAAGCAGCGGGTGCTCCAGCAGCGCCTTGGCGGCGATGGCGACCAAGAGATCGGTGTAGGTGATCTTCCGCGAAGCCTGAAGCTGACGTCTAAGGGCTGCGAGCGCGGTGGTATCCACCCGCATGTTGTAAGTGACGGCGGGTGAAATATCGACACTCTCACGCATCCGCTTGGCGATTACCCGGCGCATCGCGCTCATCGGAACCCGTGATACGACTTGTTCCGGCAGACCCGCATTCGAACTCACGGCAGCCGCTTCGGGAGTAAC encodes:
- the lipA gene encoding lipoyl synthase; translated protein: MKNRDAKQPKPDWIRIKLTTGDNYQDIKGMMRSKTLHTVCEEARCPNIYECWANRTATFMILGDICTRACRFCAVNTGMPTELDLQEPERVAEAAENMNLRHCVVTSVARDDLKDGGASIFAGTVAAIRKRLPLCSVEVLIPDFLGDRDSLKIVMDSKPDILNHNIETVERMSDRVRAKAKYRRSLELLRRAKEMQPEIPTKSSIMLGVGEEWDEILQAMDDLREVDCDILTLGQYLQPSPQHLDVVKYYPPEDFQRLKEEGLKRGFSHVESGPLVRSSYHAHEQVQSAEKAREGRPVTN
- a CDS encoding M23 family metallopeptidase, coding for MPFLRTRTQRALISLSAAAALWGSSGGATAGTALNPQAGDKGLSHQGNRIAVRSEAAAGDTFAARQHLFDQLSATTNIPWYRLAAIDQYERTLAKKGKSMTDGPQRLIGISVPEPIWCGPLNPDQEDTSPSSISFFDGFGRDGSGDGKADLRNDIDVLYSMAAYLAKYGNSASDFNIAVWEYYHNGRASQRIDQFSKLYRHFGRLDLSGSAFPLPLGSTYSYRSTWGSGRSWGGARIHEGTDLFTPHGVTVRSTCYGVVETKGWNRYGGWRIGIRDIENRYHYYAHLSGFDKSLSAGDIVIPGQQLGWAGSSGYGKPGTQGKFPPHLHYGIYKDRGLTEWAFDPYPLLKQWENTERIALKKNKKSR
- a CDS encoding sigma-54-dependent Fis family transcriptional regulator, which produces MIGFPNTTSRWEAFIESGRIPEGTRPEIAASWNRCREAGVNPLQGRGVQVSAEELGQRLETKRLLVSVAQPMMNSIYQVIKDTVYAIVLTDQDGVLLRTILNKEIEPECAKVNFIEGARWDEASVGTNAVGTALTGGLPIQVVGDEHFCESHHAWTCSAAPIHDSSGRVIGCLDLSGKAEDVHPHTFGIVVSAVKSIEEQLNVLETNQLMNAVFQSMQDGLLVIDTEYRIRSFNERLASIFMLEMDEVREMNIKELLREVDLEGVFRNRTRIGYADCTLTVKGKKIDCMVNICPYTLDERVLGASLTIREAVQVRKEVNQLAGFKANYRFEDIVTQHPYMQEQIDFARKIARTNCTVLIEGESGTGKELFAQSIHNASARADGPFIAINCAALPKELVESELFGYEKGSFTGALREGNPGKFELASGGTIFLDEIGELSLEVQAKLLRVLDNHKVRRIGGKHERLLDVRVIAATNRDLLEEVAQKAYRGDLYYRLNVINLKLPPLWERPEDIPPLARLFLRKCNQENPGPAKRFGGGFLEQLKERRWSGNARELQNAVQRAYYLCAGDCITEREAPPVSQNESGLRDSTLAPLQAFAPEGAPAVKSMRQAELESIRRALAASGGNVVEAARLLRIGKSTLYRKLAEYGIGRKDI
- the lpdA gene encoding dihydrolipoyl dehydrogenase, yielding MKVVVLGGGPGGYVAAIRAAQLGAEVTLIEKKALGGTCLNVGCIPTKVLLHTTELYTALKRESAEIGLEVPQIAVDWKRLQKRKDKMIRINAGGIDALLKKNKVTKIIGTGRFTGVHELEVSKEDGSLQTVVFDRAIVATGSEPSRVPIPGTELSAVITSDEALSLPEVPDSLCIIGGGVIGCEFASIYSSLGCKVTIIEMLPELIAVMDRDIVHCLRKEFAAAGVDVHTETRVERIEQTPKGLSITAVAPSGPITIEAEKVLLSIGRRPKTSGLGLEILGVSTKKGAIEVDRNMRTAVPSIYAIGDCIGGVMLAHVASAEGVVAAEHIMGEPSPVDFRTVPSCVYTRPELASVGLTEDEARNQGRDVKTGIFPLQANGKSMIMGETNGLVKYVTDARTGEILGLHIAGPRATDMIAQGALALRLEATLDEIETTVHAHPTVSEALLEAALAVNHRAIHSH
- a CDS encoding dihydrolipoamide acetyltransferase family protein; its protein translation is MAELVVLPKLGLTMTEGTVSNWRKAKGDRVEQGDILFDVETDKISNEIEAKTGGVLRAILVEEGTVEVFHPLAIIADADEDISALLPEGASGNPPEGEAASPGSGAAGLGSSGAEAEATEEEAAQDEPAAHGGRIKASPLARRTAKELDVELASVKGTGPKGRITDGDVRRYADSGKHGSPKVRISPAAAKEAAALGINPADIHKDGRIMKEDVRSYAAGTETVLSGPNQVPGVKSGAVTPEAAAVSSNAGLPEQVVSRVPMSAMRRVIAKRMRESVDISPAVTYNMRVDTTALAALRRQLQASRKITYTDLLVAIAAKALLEHPLLNCSIEGNDLVLHQAVHIGVAVGLDSGLVVPVVRNAHRKGLSEISDEVRSLASAARDNTLTPADMTGGTFTITNLGMYGMESFSPIINQPEVAILGVNAIVDTPVAVGGEVVVKPLMNLSLTADHRAVDGAVAAQFMQRIKAYAENPALLLL